One window of the Rufibacter radiotolerans genome contains the following:
- the recQ gene encoding DNA helicase RecQ: MLVKQESLKDKLKEVFGYSQFRGNQEAIIQNIMAGKNTFVIMPTGAGKSLCYQLPALAMEGTAIVISPLIALMKNQVDQLNAFGVNAQFLNSTLSKAEMNKVKKETVSGAVRLLYVAPESLTKEDTLDFLRQAKVSFVAIDEAHCISEWGHDFRPEYRKIRGIIDNIGNLPIIALTATATPKVQLDIQKNLQMDDASVFKSSFNRTNLYYEVRPKHNTKKQLIQYIKKHKGKSGIIYCLSRKKVEEIAELLQVNDIKALPYHAGLDSNVRMANQDAFLNEDVDVIVATIAFGMGIDKPDVRFVIHYDTPKSIEGYYQETGRGGRDGLEGNCLMFYSYDDIVKLEKFSKDKPVTERDNSKLLLQEMASYADSAVCRRRQLLHYFGEQYDKDCGFCDNCVHPKEKFEAEQELTYALKAVVQTNQRFGIEHLVHVLIGLKDQYVESYGHDQIEVFGVGKEQEPQFWNSIVRQALLFDYLEKDIEAFGVLKLTEKGEKFLKSPHAIKFSKDHNFDEEVQQEEEKEETQAAAGHDAVLFDMLKALRKKLAKDMNLPPYVLFQDPSIKEMATTYPTTKEDLAHIAGVGMGKVQKFGKPFLELIAKYVEENDIVTAADVVVKTTVNKSKLKIYVIQQIDKKMDLEEIAASKGITMSELIEEIEHICYSGTKLNLDYYIDGVLDDDRQQEVIDYFMTSTTDNMATAIKELGTDDYTEDDLRLMRIKFLSKYAN; encoded by the coding sequence ATGTTAGTAAAACAAGAATCATTAAAGGACAAATTAAAGGAAGTTTTTGGCTATAGTCAATTCAGGGGAAACCAGGAGGCGATTATCCAGAACATCATGGCTGGCAAGAACACGTTTGTGATCATGCCTACCGGCGCCGGGAAATCACTTTGCTACCAGTTGCCCGCCCTGGCAATGGAAGGGACCGCTATTGTGATTTCGCCTTTGATTGCGCTCATGAAAAACCAGGTGGATCAGTTGAACGCGTTTGGGGTGAATGCCCAGTTCCTGAACTCCACTCTCTCCAAAGCGGAGATGAACAAAGTGAAGAAAGAAACGGTGAGCGGCGCCGTGCGGTTATTATACGTAGCGCCCGAGTCCCTTACCAAAGAAGATACCCTGGATTTCCTTCGTCAGGCCAAAGTGTCTTTTGTAGCCATTGACGAGGCCCACTGTATTTCTGAGTGGGGCCATGACTTCCGGCCGGAGTACCGCAAGATCAGGGGCATCATTGACAACATAGGCAACCTGCCCATCATTGCCCTCACGGCCACGGCCACGCCCAAGGTGCAGCTGGACATCCAGAAAAATCTGCAGATGGATGATGCCTCGGTGTTCAAGTCGTCGTTTAACCGCACCAACCTGTATTACGAGGTGCGGCCCAAGCACAACACCAAGAAGCAGCTCATCCAGTACATCAAGAAACACAAAGGCAAAAGCGGGATTATCTATTGCCTCAGCCGCAAGAAGGTAGAGGAGATAGCCGAACTTTTGCAGGTGAATGATATCAAGGCCCTGCCGTACCACGCCGGGCTAGACTCCAACGTGCGCATGGCCAATCAGGACGCCTTCCTCAATGAGGACGTGGACGTGATTGTGGCCACCATCGCCTTTGGTATGGGCATTGACAAGCCAGACGTGCGCTTTGTCATTCATTATGACACGCCTAAGTCCATAGAAGGCTACTACCAGGAAACTGGTCGCGGAGGCCGCGATGGTCTGGAAGGCAACTGCCTCATGTTCTACAGCTATGATGACATTGTCAAGCTGGAGAAATTCAGCAAAGACAAGCCTGTAACCGAACGCGATAACTCCAAGCTGTTGCTGCAGGAGATGGCCTCTTACGCCGACTCAGCCGTTTGCCGCCGCCGCCAGCTGCTGCACTACTTTGGTGAGCAGTATGACAAAGACTGCGGTTTCTGTGACAACTGCGTGCACCCTAAAGAGAAATTTGAGGCCGAGCAGGAACTGACCTATGCCCTGAAGGCTGTGGTGCAGACCAACCAGCGCTTCGGGATTGAGCACCTGGTACACGTGCTCATCGGTCTGAAAGACCAGTACGTGGAGAGCTACGGGCATGACCAGATAGAGGTGTTTGGCGTGGGTAAAGAGCAGGAACCCCAGTTCTGGAATTCCATTGTGCGCCAGGCGCTGCTGTTTGACTACCTGGAGAAAGACATAGAGGCCTTCGGGGTCTTGAAGCTGACGGAGAAAGGGGAGAAGTTCCTGAAAAGCCCGCATGCCATCAAGTTCTCCAAAGACCACAACTTTGACGAGGAGGTGCAGCAGGAAGAAGAGAAAGAGGAAACCCAGGCTGCGGCCGGGCATGACGCCGTTCTTTTTGACATGCTCAAGGCCCTGCGTAAGAAACTGGCAAAGGACATGAACCTGCCGCCCTACGTGCTCTTCCAGGACCCGTCTATCAAAGAGATGGCTACCACCTACCCCACCACCAAAGAAGACCTGGCGCATATTGCCGGCGTGGGCATGGGCAAGGTGCAGAAGTTCGGGAAGCCGTTCCTGGAACTGATCGCCAAATACGTAGAGGAGAATGACATTGTCACCGCCGCCGATGTGGTGGTGAAAACCACGGTGAACAAGTCAAAGCTCAAGATCTACGTCATTCAGCAGATAGACAAGAAAATGGACCTGGAGGAGATTGCCGCCTCTAAAGGTATTACCATGTCTGAGCTGATTGAGGAGATTGAGCACATTTGCTATTCCGGCACCAAACTCAACCTGGACTACTATATAGACGGGGTGTTGGATGATGACCGCCAGCAAGAAGTGATTGACTATTTCATGACCTCCACCACAGACAACATGGCCACGGCCATTAAAGAACTGGGCACCGATGATTACACCGAGGACGATCTGCGCCTGATGCGCATCAAGTTCCTGTCTAAATACGCGAACTAA
- a CDS encoding biotin--[acetyl-CoA-carboxylase] ligase encodes MPECASTNTEAHVLLNKNGATDGCVIVAGAQTGGRGQRGNTWDVEPDKNITLSVILKPSFLEAQHQFALNIAVALAALDLLLEVLPPGSSVKWPNDLYHQDKKLGGILIENTISGRYLQHSVVGMGINVNQVSFAHERATSLALLAGQEFPLTALTGKLLENLERRYLALRAGAAGAQKQEFLQHLYRYQEWHNFEVQGQIVKGQIAGIDAAGRLALLIEQKLQFFQFQEVKFVIGDH; translated from the coding sequence ATGCCAGAATGTGCCTCTACTAACACAGAGGCCCATGTGCTTCTTAACAAAAATGGCGCCACGGACGGTTGTGTCATAGTGGCGGGCGCCCAAACCGGCGGGCGCGGCCAACGTGGCAATACCTGGGACGTGGAGCCTGACAAGAACATCACGTTGTCTGTCATTTTAAAGCCCTCTTTCCTGGAGGCCCAGCATCAGTTCGCCCTGAACATAGCGGTGGCCCTGGCGGCGCTGGACCTTTTGCTGGAGGTATTGCCCCCGGGCAGCAGCGTCAAATGGCCCAATGACCTGTACCACCAAGATAAGAAACTGGGCGGCATTCTCATAGAAAACACCATCAGTGGCCGGTACCTGCAACACAGCGTGGTAGGGATGGGAATCAACGTGAACCAGGTGTCCTTTGCGCATGAGCGGGCTACCTCCCTGGCCCTGCTGGCCGGTCAGGAATTCCCCCTTACTGCCTTAACAGGTAAGTTGTTAGAGAACCTGGAGCGGCGTTACCTGGCTTTGCGAGCCGGGGCGGCCGGCGCCCAGAAGCAGGAGTTCCTGCAACACCTGTACCGGTACCAGGAGTGGCATAACTTTGAGGTGCAAGGACAGATAGTGAAAGGGCAAATTGCCGGCATAGACGCGGCCGGCCGACTGGCTCTCCTGATTGAACAGAAATTGCAGTTCTTCCAGTTCCAGGAGGTGAAGTTTGTTATTGGGGACCACTGA
- the rsfS gene encoding ribosome silencing factor, with translation MKHTTIKDNSDILAELVIKGMQEKKAVDIVVLNLKSLKNAVADYFIIGSASSDTQLDAIASSIEEEVFKLAKENPWQSEGRTNREWVVLDYVDVVAHIFLREKRDFYALEELWGDAEITHVAPAEGSTSAVV, from the coding sequence ATGAAACACACCACGATTAAGGACAATTCCGACATATTGGCAGAACTGGTCATCAAAGGTATGCAGGAAAAAAAGGCAGTCGATATAGTTGTTCTTAACCTGAAATCCCTGAAGAACGCCGTTGCAGACTATTTTATCATTGGTTCAGCAAGTTCAGATACGCAACTAGATGCAATTGCTTCATCCATTGAGGAAGAAGTTTTCAAATTAGCCAAAGAGAATCCCTGGCAGAGTGAGGGCCGTACCAACCGCGAGTGGGTGGTACTGGACTACGTAGACGTAGTGGCCCATATCTTCCTCCGGGAAAAACGTGATTTCTACGCCTTGGAAGAACTCTGGGGTGACGCTGAAATCACGCATGTAGCGCCGGCAGAAGGCTCTACGTCTGCGGTAGTTTAA
- a CDS encoding mannose-1-phosphate guanylyltransferase, which translates to MNNNTFVVIMAGGIGSRFWPISRVNYPKQFHDVLGTGESMIQTTVKRFRKVCPPENVYVVTHRDYAALVREHLPELSENQILQEPIGRNTAPCIAYACYKIAKKNPHANIVIAPSDHVILREDAFISCVHEGLQATATANILVTLGIKPTRPDTGYGYIQFLPDSEHVLKKVKTFTEKPSLEIAQMFIDSGEFVWNAGIFIWNAQTILQAFREYLSDMAETFEEGKAAFDTDKEEAFINKAYSHCRNISIDYGLMEKANNVYVILGDFGWSDLGTWNSLYSLSEKSSEGNVIDGNVLLYDVHNCIVKTPQNQLVVLQGLENFIVAEHDNVLMVCRREDEQKVKDFVSDAKAIKGQNYI; encoded by the coding sequence ATGAACAATAATACATTTGTTGTCATCATGGCGGGAGGCATTGGGAGCCGCTTTTGGCCCATTAGCCGGGTAAACTACCCCAAACAGTTTCATGATGTCTTAGGAACCGGTGAAAGCATGATCCAGACCACAGTTAAGCGGTTCAGGAAAGTATGCCCCCCGGAAAATGTTTACGTAGTCACGCACCGTGACTATGCCGCACTAGTACGGGAACATTTACCGGAACTGTCTGAAAATCAGATTCTACAAGAGCCAATTGGCCGCAACACCGCCCCCTGCATTGCCTACGCCTGTTACAAAATAGCCAAGAAGAATCCGCACGCCAATATTGTGATTGCCCCCTCAGACCACGTGATACTAAGGGAAGACGCCTTTATCAGTTGCGTGCATGAAGGCTTACAGGCCACGGCCACGGCCAACATTCTGGTCACGTTGGGCATTAAACCTACCCGCCCTGACACTGGTTACGGCTATATCCAGTTCCTGCCAGATTCTGAGCATGTGCTTAAAAAGGTGAAGACCTTCACAGAGAAGCCTTCGCTGGAGATTGCCCAGATGTTTATTGACAGCGGCGAGTTTGTCTGGAACGCCGGTATCTTTATCTGGAACGCACAGACCATTCTGCAGGCCTTCAGGGAATACCTAAGTGACATGGCCGAGACCTTTGAGGAAGGCAAAGCCGCCTTTGACACCGATAAAGAGGAAGCCTTCATCAATAAAGCCTACTCCCACTGTCGCAACATTTCCATTGACTACGGTCTTATGGAAAAAGCCAATAACGTGTATGTAATCCTGGGCGACTTTGGCTGGTCTGACCTGGGCACCTGGAACTCGCTCTACAGCCTGTCTGAGAAGTCTTCTGAGGGCAACGTCATAGATGGAAACGTGCTGCTCTATGACGTGCACAACTGCATTGTGAAGACGCCTCAAAACCAACTGGTGGTGCTGCAGGGGCTGGAGAACTTTATTGTGGCCGAGCATGACAATGTACTCATGGTGTGCCGCCGCGAAGATGAGCAGAAAGTAAAAGACTTTGTCTCTGACGCCAAAGCCATTAAAGGCCAGAACTACATATAA
- a CDS encoding glycosyltransferase family 117 protein: protein MLQYNRINNLVGWLVFAVATIAYVLTLEPTASFWDSGEFIACSYKLLVPHPPGAPFYLLLGRIFSMFAGDPSQVAWWVNLLSALSSSFTVLFLFWTISILARKLLVPAPARKSVGAAVAVEEDIIVEPTLGQTIAIMGSAAVGALAFTFSDSFWFSAVEAEVYALSSFFTAFVVWAMLRWEERAHDAMSDKWLILIAYMVGLSIGVHLLNLVAIPALAFIFFFRLKKYSNKGAIITMVVSAVILGIVLVGVIPGLPSIAGWFEVLFVNSFGLPFGAGVIFFVVMFIAAIVWAVKYAIRKGNRTLHTALLSFIFVLIGYSSYMIIPIRSNYDPTIDENDPENIVSFVSYLKREQYGDRPLLFGPQFNAEPIDQKEGAAQYIKGKDKYIEVERKIEAVYDSKDKTLLPRLYSNQPGHIAQYKKWVDVQEGQKPTMGQNFSFLFNYQMGHMFWRYFGWNFVGREGDIQHSGVLWPWEGNEGLPERVAESKARNNFYMLPLALGILGLIFQIRRKQRDAFIVGLLFIFTGIAIVIYLNQPPIEPRERDYTFAGAFYAFSIWIGLGVLALADFLRKTLKSDVLAGGIATVLGLLVPGIMAAQGWDDHDRSDRYHSVDSAKNLLSSVAPNAILFTNGDNDTFPLWYAQEVEGFRTDVRVAVLSYMNTDWYLDQMKRQAYKSEPFPMILENENYRQGINDYLPYVERKEVAGGIDLKQYIQLVKQNHQALQIGDRSGRTYLSFPTKNFFLNIDKQAVIAAKAVPAAFQDSIVSQMRWTIKQGGLEKKHLAMLDLIANNNWKRPVYFSTTADNSDFLGLENYLQLEGLAYRVVPVLSRDPEQTGYIAKDIMYDNMMNKFSWRNLGREDIFYDENYLRFPANARDKYYQLTIEYLKAGDKATAKKIMDYVFTQLPDKSIPYDYYIPPYVVPLYQVGEQKRAQEIVNVMSARSDKALRYFMAQSSMFETEIRINLFIMQQLIQVARQVGMTEKAAEIEQNFMQHYSQMGR, encoded by the coding sequence ATGCTTCAATACAATCGGATCAACAATCTGGTGGGCTGGCTGGTATTTGCGGTGGCCACCATCGCGTATGTACTCACCCTAGAGCCAACCGCCAGTTTCTGGGACAGCGGAGAGTTCATTGCCTGCTCTTATAAGTTATTGGTACCGCACCCTCCGGGAGCGCCGTTCTATCTGTTATTGGGCCGCATCTTCTCCATGTTTGCCGGTGATCCGTCACAGGTGGCCTGGTGGGTGAACCTGCTTTCTGCCCTTTCCAGCTCCTTTACCGTGTTGTTTCTGTTCTGGACCATAAGCATTCTGGCCCGCAAACTTCTGGTGCCGGCCCCTGCAAGAAAGTCTGTGGGAGCTGCTGTGGCCGTGGAGGAGGACATAATAGTGGAGCCTACCCTAGGGCAGACCATTGCCATTATGGGCAGTGCAGCCGTGGGTGCCCTGGCGTTCACTTTTTCAGATTCTTTTTGGTTCTCGGCTGTTGAGGCCGAGGTATACGCGCTTTCCTCTTTCTTTACTGCGTTTGTGGTATGGGCCATGTTGCGTTGGGAGGAGCGGGCGCATGACGCCATGTCAGATAAATGGTTGATCCTGATCGCGTACATGGTGGGCCTTTCCATTGGGGTCCATTTGCTGAACCTGGTAGCCATTCCGGCCCTGGCGTTCATCTTCTTCTTCCGTCTTAAAAAATACTCTAACAAAGGCGCCATCATTACCATGGTGGTTAGTGCCGTGATTCTGGGCATAGTGCTGGTAGGCGTTATCCCGGGCTTGCCCTCTATTGCGGGTTGGTTTGAGGTGTTGTTCGTGAACAGCTTCGGGCTACCGTTTGGGGCAGGCGTGATCTTCTTTGTAGTGATGTTCATTGCCGCCATTGTGTGGGCCGTGAAATATGCCATCAGAAAGGGCAACCGTACGCTGCACACCGCCTTGCTTAGCTTCATCTTTGTGTTGATCGGGTACTCGTCTTACATGATCATCCCTATCCGGTCTAATTATGACCCTACCATTGATGAGAATGACCCTGAGAACATTGTAAGCTTTGTTTCTTACCTCAAGCGCGAGCAATACGGCGACCGTCCGTTGCTGTTTGGGCCGCAGTTCAACGCCGAACCGATTGACCAGAAAGAGGGCGCTGCCCAATACATTAAAGGCAAAGACAAATACATTGAGGTAGAGCGCAAAATAGAGGCGGTCTATGACTCCAAAGATAAAACCCTGCTGCCGCGTCTGTACAGCAACCAGCCGGGCCATATTGCCCAGTACAAGAAATGGGTAGACGTGCAGGAAGGCCAGAAACCTACCATGGGTCAGAACTTCAGCTTCCTGTTCAATTACCAGATGGGCCACATGTTCTGGCGCTATTTCGGGTGGAATTTTGTGGGTCGCGAAGGCGATATCCAGCACTCCGGTGTGCTATGGCCTTGGGAAGGTAATGAAGGTCTGCCGGAGCGTGTGGCAGAAAGCAAAGCCCGCAACAACTTCTACATGCTGCCGTTGGCCTTAGGTATTCTGGGCCTGATCTTCCAGATCAGAAGAAAACAGCGCGATGCCTTTATCGTGGGGCTTCTTTTCATCTTCACGGGTATTGCCATTGTTATCTACCTGAACCAGCCTCCTATTGAGCCTCGGGAGCGGGACTACACCTTTGCCGGGGCCTTCTATGCCTTCAGCATCTGGATTGGCCTGGGCGTATTGGCCTTAGCCGATTTTCTGCGCAAGACCCTGAAGTCTGATGTATTGGCCGGAGGCATTGCCACCGTGCTTGGTTTGCTGGTACCCGGTATCATGGCTGCCCAGGGCTGGGATGACCATGACCGTTCTGACCGTTACCATTCCGTTGACTCGGCTAAGAACCTGTTGAGTTCCGTAGCGCCAAACGCCATTCTGTTCACCAACGGTGATAATGACACTTTCCCGCTCTGGTACGCCCAGGAGGTGGAAGGCTTCAGGACCGATGTGCGCGTAGCCGTCCTCAGCTACATGAACACCGACTGGTACCTGGATCAGATGAAGCGGCAGGCCTACAAGTCTGAGCCGTTCCCCATGATCCTGGAGAATGAGAACTACCGCCAGGGCATCAATGACTACCTGCCGTATGTAGAGCGCAAGGAAGTGGCCGGCGGCATTGACCTGAAGCAGTACATCCAATTGGTGAAGCAGAACCACCAGGCGCTCCAGATCGGGGACCGCTCGGGCCGTACCTACCTGTCGTTCCCAACCAAGAACTTCTTCCTGAACATAGACAAGCAGGCGGTGATTGCGGCCAAGGCCGTACCAGCCGCCTTCCAGGATTCAATCGTGAGCCAGATGCGCTGGACCATCAAGCAAGGCGGCCTGGAGAAGAAACACCTGGCTATGCTGGATTTGATCGCTAACAACAACTGGAAGCGCCCTGTCTATTTCTCCACCACGGCAGACAATTCAGACTTCCTAGGTCTAGAGAACTACCTGCAACTGGAAGGCCTGGCCTACCGCGTGGTGCCGGTGCTCAGCAGAGACCCGGAGCAGACCGGCTATATTGCCAAAGACATCATGTATGACAACATGATGAACAAATTCTCCTGGCGGAACCTGGGCCGCGAAGACATTTTCTATGATGAGAACTACCTGCGCTTCCCGGCCAATGCCCGTGACAAATACTACCAGCTGACCATTGAGTATCTGAAGGCAGGAGACAAAGCCACGGCCAAGAAAATCATGGATTACGTCTTCACCCAGCTCCCTGACAAGTCTATCCCGTATGACTACTACATTCCGCCGTACGTGGTGCCGTTGTACCAGGTAGGGGAGCAGAAGCGGGCCCAGGAAATTGTGAATGTGATGTCGGCCCGTTCAGATAAGGCCTTGCGGTATTTCATGGCCCAAAGCTCCATGTTTGAGACCGAGATCAGGATTAATCTCTTTATCATGCAGCAGCTGATCCAGGTGGCCCGGCAGGTGGGCATGACCGAGAAAGCCGCTGAGATTGAGCAGAACTTTATGCAGCACTACAGCCAGATGGGCAGATAA
- a CDS encoding KpsF/GutQ family sugar-phosphate isomerase has translation MNITKNIKSIAKNVLQEEAAAILKLTDYINEDFENCVQAILNSTGRVVVTGIGKSANIASKIVATLNSTGTPALFMHAADAIHGDLGMIQANDFVICLSKSGNTPEIKVLVPLLKRKGTQLAALVSNVDSYLAQQADFVLNATIEREACPNNLAPTTSTTAHLALGDALAVCLLEARDFSKEDFGALHPGGSLGKRLYLKVEDIYSLNAAPQVKEDATLKEIIIEISSKRLGATAVLDNFGTLTGIITDGDLRRMLSNFDNLSGITAAAIMTPSPLTIDCDAYAVEALAIMQQKNITQLIVTKGGTFAGFVHLHDLLKEGLV, from the coding sequence TTGAATATCACGAAAAATATCAAAAGCATTGCAAAAAATGTCTTGCAAGAAGAAGCCGCCGCCATTCTTAAGCTGACAGACTATATAAATGAGGATTTTGAGAACTGCGTACAAGCAATCTTAAACTCCACCGGGCGGGTGGTGGTCACGGGCATAGGCAAGAGCGCCAACATTGCCTCCAAGATTGTGGCCACCCTCAACTCTACAGGCACCCCGGCCCTATTCATGCATGCCGCCGACGCCATCCATGGGGACTTGGGTATGATTCAGGCCAATGATTTTGTAATCTGCCTCTCCAAAAGCGGCAATACCCCAGAGATCAAGGTGCTGGTTCCGTTGTTGAAGCGCAAAGGCACGCAGTTAGCCGCCCTGGTTTCCAACGTGGATTCCTATCTGGCCCAGCAGGCCGACTTTGTCTTGAATGCCACCATTGAGCGCGAGGCCTGCCCCAATAACCTGGCCCCTACCACCAGCACCACGGCGCACCTGGCCTTGGGTGATGCCCTGGCAGTCTGCCTGCTGGAAGCCCGCGATTTCAGTAAGGAGGATTTTGGCGCCCTGCACCCGGGCGGTTCCCTGGGCAAAAGGCTTTACCTGAAAGTAGAAGACATTTACAGCCTTAATGCCGCCCCGCAGGTAAAAGAAGACGCCACCCTCAAGGAAATCATCATTGAGATCTCTTCCAAAAGATTAGGCGCCACCGCGGTCTTGGATAATTTTGGTACCTTAACCGGTATTATCACAGACGGTGACTTACGGCGCATGCTCTCCAATTTTGACAACCTGTCTGGGATTACCGCGGCAGCTATCATGACCCCTTCGCCACTTACCATTGACTGTGACGCCTATGCCGTGGAAGCCCTGGCTATCATGCAGCAAAAAAACATTACGCAGTTAATTGTCACCAAAGGCGGTACCTTTGCAGGATTCGTGCACCTGCATGACTTACTTAAAGAAGGACTTGTATAA
- a CDS encoding T9SS type A sorting domain-containing protein, producing the protein MKIFTRVFLGILSLGIVLGSNAATLGVIPGGIPVGSRHIETSSKSDTALLGWRTPASLTVTDFGILSVLQFPSYNPNAKKYSPFLATSKSNVGLVSKLTRRSVANSYASTASIRVLASQGVKEPKLIPSLNAYPNPSRGLTKISLSSLGEEKYKIRISNAIGKVYKEIPVTQPTSTETIMVDLSPLPAGVYFYSLLVNEKMVETKRLILQQQ; encoded by the coding sequence ATGAAAATTTTTACACGCGTTTTCCTGGGAATTCTTTCCCTTGGTATAGTTTTAGGTAGTAATGCGGCCACTCTGGGAGTAATACCCGGGGGCATACCTGTTGGTAGCCGCCACATAGAAACTTCTTCAAAGTCTGACACCGCCTTGTTGGGTTGGCGTACGCCAGCCAGTTTAACGGTCACAGACTTTGGTATTCTGTCTGTGCTGCAATTTCCGTCTTATAACCCCAACGCGAAAAAATATTCTCCCTTTCTGGCCACCTCTAAAAGCAACGTTGGCTTAGTGTCAAAGCTCACGCGTCGTTCTGTCGCTAACTCTTATGCCAGCACCGCCAGCATTAGGGTATTGGCTAGCCAAGGGGTGAAAGAGCCTAAACTGATTCCCTCGCTTAACGCGTATCCTAACCCGTCCAGGGGCTTGACTAAAATTTCCCTGAGCTCCTTAGGCGAGGAAAAGTATAAAATCAGGATCTCCAACGCCATTGGTAAGGTGTACAAAGAGATTCCGGTGACGCAGCCCACCTCTACAGAAACCATTATGGTAGACCTTTCGCCACTGCCGGCCGGGGTGTATTTCTACAGCCTGCTGGTGAATGAGAAAATGGTGGAAACCAAACGATTGATCTTGCAGCAACAATAG
- the rlmB gene encoding 23S rRNA (guanosine(2251)-2'-O)-methyltransferase RlmB translates to MENRNYRDREGGGKPRHFTTPKVDKMEMVFGLRPILEALHAGKTMEKIYLLKGVKHSISQEITELAKAADIPISLVPGEKLDQLTRKNHQGAVAYLSAISYSPLDEIVASLFEKGIDPLLVVLDRITDVRNFGAIARNAECMGAHAIVIPSRGAAQINADALKTSAGALNLIPVCREPNLKDTLHFLKQSGIRVVACTEKAEENLTDAGVDLTGPIAVLMGSEEDGISPEYLKRADLRVKIPMVGQIQSLNVSVASGIVLFEAMRQRKAGY, encoded by the coding sequence ATGGAAAACAGAAATTACAGAGATAGAGAAGGCGGCGGAAAGCCAAGGCATTTCACCACGCCTAAGGTAGATAAGATGGAAATGGTGTTCGGGCTACGGCCCATTCTGGAAGCGTTGCACGCCGGAAAAACCATGGAAAAGATTTACCTCTTGAAAGGGGTGAAGCACAGCATCAGCCAGGAGATTACGGAGCTGGCCAAAGCCGCCGATATTCCTATCTCTTTGGTGCCCGGCGAGAAGCTGGACCAACTAACCCGCAAGAACCACCAGGGTGCGGTAGCCTACCTCTCTGCTATTTCCTATTCCCCGCTAGATGAGATTGTAGCCTCTCTCTTTGAAAAAGGAATAGATCCATTGCTGGTGGTGCTGGACCGTATTACCGACGTGCGGAACTTTGGCGCCATTGCCCGTAACGCCGAGTGTATGGGCGCGCACGCCATTGTGATCCCTAGCCGCGGAGCCGCCCAGATTAATGCCGATGCCCTGAAAACCTCGGCCGGCGCCCTGAACCTTATTCCGGTTTGCCGCGAGCCTAACCTCAAAGACACCCTACATTTCCTGAAGCAGTCTGGCATACGCGTGGTGGCCTGTACCGAGAAAGCCGAGGAGAACCTTACCGATGCCGGCGTGGACCTGACCGGACCCATTGCTGTACTCATGGGCAGTGAGGAAGACGGCATCTCACCGGAGTACCTGAAACGCGCCGATCTGCGTGTGAAAATACCTATGGTAGGCCAGATTCAGTCTTTGAACGTGTCGGTGGCCAGCGGCATTGTCTTGTTTGAGGCCATGCGTCAAAGAAAGGCAGGCTATTAA